The DNA window ATCATCAGCCAATGAATAAATCCGAGACCTTTTATACGTGTGGCCTCTCGGACTGTATTATTggcatttaattttatggtgAAATAactcaattatttaatattttttggaattcGTTTGTTAAACCATTAAATTCTCAATGGGTTAACAATGAAAGCTCAGATTTTATCTGATTATATCGTCCCGTGCAGAGACTGAAGGACGAGTATGGAGTGAtccatcaaaatcaaatcaaacataTTTCATTCAAGTAATCTTTGCAATAAATCGTTTTTAGTCGTtaaagaatcggcaagaaatacatacaatataattgtatttaactaccaCAACTATATTTTTTGTGGCCCAACACTGTCATCCATATAATCAGCAGGTCTGATTATCATCCTATAAATcttagtagcttcacttaattgtaaaataacgactcaaaagtgcttgtaaaagcctacttgaataaagtagtaTTTTGATTTTCCTTGGCGGTACCATAtacgatgagtgggtggtatcttttttttttatttgagcatatagaccacctgatggtaagtggtcaccatcacccatagacaatgacgctgtaagaaatattaactattctttacatcgtcaatgtgccaccaaccttgggaactaagatgttatgtccctagtgcctgcagttacactggctcactcacccttcaaaccggaacacaacaatactgagtactgttatttgccgGTAGAATGTGgtagagtgggtggtaccttcccaggcTTGCATAGGTGACCTACCCTATTCATGAGCACGGCACGACGTATCTCACGCACTGCGTCGTATACCAAACGTGATGCGTCGATGAAATCGTTCTCGTCGAGACCTGCGCCCGCGCCGTCGCCAAGAGCGGATACTGCCGCGTCGACACGAACGGCGAACTTTGACATCACTggaaaaagaaacattaaaattaaataaacaaattatataacatacttaaaccttatttactaacgaacggcttcatcatcatcatcatcttcagaccgtttttgtccactgctggacataggcctctcccagtgcacgccactgtggtctttctccggctactctcatccagctcctgccgccttgcgtatatcgtcactccaccgtgcccgaggacgtcctacactacgtttgccgagacgcggtctccactctagaacacgttttccccaacggttgtcggttctacgacaaatatgaccagcccactgccacttcagcttactaatccggtgggctatgtcgatgactttggacGAACGGCttcataatctatacatattaggttggggaaaaagtcttttcgcatatagtatgtatgaacttgtaataaaatctctttggctataccatttgtatctggctggttttggtatcattaaaaagttttaattttaaagaaggcacttccaaattcaaattaggaatttgtgtgattttcatttgtttttgttgttgttaaaatgagtgaatctaaagaagaaattcgatacattttaaaattttactataaaaaaggtaaaaatgcaactcaagccgcgaaaaaaatttgtgatgtttatggacctaatgcagtatctgtgagagtagcgcaagtttggtttcagcgttttcaagccggaaattttgatatcaaagatgcatctcgctctggtcgccctgttatggacaaaattgatgccatttttgaaaaagtggagcaagatcggcatattagtagttacgatgtagctgaagaactggcaattgaccacaaaacggttttggctcatttgaataaagctgggtacacaaaaaagctcgatatatgggtgcctcatgaactcactgaaagaaacctaatgaaccgtgtactcatttgtgattctttattacgacgtaatgaaaccgaaccatttttgaagaagctgataactggtgatgaaaagtggatcacatacgacatgaacgtgcgaaaaagatcgtggtcaaaggccggtcaagcttcacagactgtggcaaaacccggattaactcgcaacaaggtaatgctgtgtgtatggtgggattggaagggcatcattcattatgagctgttaccgcccggcaggaccatcgattcagaactgtcttgcgaacaattgatgagattgaagcaagaaattgagagaaagcggccagaattgatcaacagaaggggtgtggtttttcaccatgacaacgctagacctcacacatctttagccactcaacaaaaataacgagagtttggctgggaggtattaatacATCCGCCGTAtggtcctgaccttgcaccttcagattttcatctgtttcggtctctgcagaattccttaggcagtgtcaggttaacatcacgagagtactgccaaaaccacttgtcgcagtttttcgatcagaagccccaaaatttttacagcaatgggatcatgtcactaccaacaagatggcaaaaagttatggaacaaaatggcacctacatactttagtcaaatgtaaataaagtataaaaaaaactttttgaattttcatataaaatacgaagaaactttttccccaacctattattataaaattggagtgtctgtttgtaaaattaaaatagctcttttctactcaatgcatatgtaacgaaataacatttttttacaattttttccggtctgtctgtttgttccggcttaaatCTGGACacggctggacagattttgacgggactttcactggctgataacttatataagtagggagtaacttaggctacaatctttgtttttgttaaattcaaacgtgtacaagGTCACGGGTACAGCTAGTGACACATAAACTTTATTAACGACAGACCTAAGTATCCTAAGCAGTATCCAgagtagccttagttactcattatcacatcagctatctgttagtgaaagtcccttcaaaattgGTCCAACAGCGCTAGAGCTCTATTAGCCAGTTGTGgttgaacccggaatcatcggttaagacgcacgcgttctaccactgggtcatctcggctctcaaatATTTCGTACcgatcaaattaaataaatttatacgcACCTTGAACTCTTTATAAACAGACCTTcacagttaatttatttaaattgaatatttgttttgtttctttttttctagGAACAACTTCatattatacaacatatttaaataaattaatatataataaaatattaataatcttgtAATCTCTGCTGTCTGTACGGGACTGGCTATCATTTTTGTGCTAACGCTACAGATATTGTATCTATAACAATtaggttaattaaaatattaaaatatataacagataGACTGGCTTCTAACAATAAAACTGGACTCTTTTCAGGATTATATTAACAACTAGTGACCTGCCTCGGGTTCACACGGTATCAAtactgattctaaatatactacagaatttgtttatttacgacgtcacattagaaacttctaaaattatcagtgtttctttactatattgtccatgtattatatacaaaaaacttcctctggaatcactctatctattaaaaacattgCATCAAAATGctctgcgtaatttgaaagatctaagcatacagaaacatacagcggtaagcgactttgctttataaaatgtaatgatgattaagGCATTTCCtaacagtaacattgatcactttgatagaatcagtgataatcattgtatgtacaCAAGACATAAGAATAAGTTTATAACGCCAAACTTCCGACTTCGCAAAATCGATAAATCattcaaaaaacaaattacGCAGGCAATTTTAACTGTGTCGATTcatcaatttaaattgtttgttgaaaaaaacatgaataaataaaggaTATTACTGAAGACAAGATTATATGGATCTCAATAAagcatgagctgagatggcctagtggttagaacgggtggatcttaaccgatgattgcgggcagggccgtatttaggggagggcaaccggggcaactgccctggggcctccacatgagagggggcctccacatgagggcgggccacagttttcagcaagttaacaaatactgagatatagtcaaattataataatgttaccatttaatattttaaaagttaccgatacaaatacgaaaccattcatagcttactgattgaaataaaaaaaaattattagggtgttcacgcttctgtttgtctagggccctcactgatttgtggccccggggcctcaaACTTTAAATCGGACtctgattgcgggttcaaacccatgcaagcaccactatatacatatatgtgcttaatttgtgtttataattcatctcgtgctcatcgctTCGCCCGGaacgattttgatgggactttcactggtagataactgatataacaagGTGCAACTAAGGctacaatgatatttttttttttgttaaattcaaactcgtTTAAGTTCGCGGGCACAGATAGctcataacattatatatgGTATAGATTTTATAGCATTTCTTACGTAATCAATGTTTCAACTACGTCATAATGACATGTCAATACCCTACACCGGTTCACCAGTTGAATAAACAATACACTGCAAGCTAATAATAGTATATCAGTCGATTTAATGCTCGTATCGCGCTTAAGTGttccaaatatacatataaaataatctcgaatattttatgttcaaactaaatatatttccaaGCTCGCTGTGCCCTTAACCTCGTACGCatctgaattaaaaataaaaaaattactaaagcctaagttactccccattatatcagttatctgccagtgatagtcatgtcaaaatcggttcagtcgttccagagataagccgaaacaaacagacagataaacaaaaaatagtaaaaaaaaatattttggtatatgtatcgcgtatacatacatattgcaTCGAGTAAAAAAGGGTCATTTTAACACTCCTATTTTATAGTAAGTCTACATATAGATTTGGATATGAATCCGGGATGTACTTAATGTAAAACCACGGATTAGTGGGTGAAATAAATCTGAAAATAGCGtcaataaatgaatctggaagaatatcgttgtttaaactcaTGACCATCTTAAGAATTGTTTTAACTTCAAATTCGacaaatgacgattcgaaaacGATTCGAGTAAAGTCTGCAAAAGaggtttttaatgtgattgatgagtcgagatggccctgtggttagaacgcgtgcatctcaactgatgattgcgggttcaaactaaggccagcactgaatattcatgtgcttaattgtttataattcatatcgtgtcggtagtgaaggaaaacatcgcgaagaaacctgcatgtgtctaatttcatagaaattctgccacatgtgtatttcccgtattggaataagttccaaaattTCTCCTCATTaagagagaagaggccttagcccagcagtgggaaatttacaggctgttgttcttgTTATATgtgatttgaatataatacttcTTCATcgcgtgcgaagctggggcgatACACTGGCTCGACACAAGAGTAATCTATACGTAgttgagataaaaaaatatatctcacaTTTATCTCAACACTCAAATGTGTCGAAACATACGGATCTTAATTTCGcttttatcatcattacacagtacaaaacaaagtcgcttaccgctgtctgtccctatgtatgcttagatctttgatacgcaacggattttgatgcgtttttttaataggtagagcgtttcgagaggaaggtttttgtgtataatacatggacgatatattaaagaaacgctgacaattttagaagtttctaatgtgatgtcgtaaataaataaattcggtATATATCAgtttttctaattaattgaaatacacGAGTCGTAGACAAGAACTGAATATTTGGAATGTATGGTAGATGGCGTTAGTAGCTTGTGATGAGTGACTATGGTCGATACCAAAGACATAATATAACAGTTTTGCACCAGTACGAAGGGGCAGCTCGgtagtatattaatatgatattttgttatatcaatagattttttcattttttgtacCAGTGATTATGGGTCGATAGCTGTACGTGAAAAGTCGGTTATGGGATCATTTTGAAGAGCTGTATCCTTAGAAGATATGCAGACAGGTAAATAggatttttaaatcaattcactttatacaaaaacattcctctcgaatcaaaatccgttgcgtaatttcgaAGATGTACAAATAcaaaggacagacagcggtaagcgactttgttttatactgtgtagtgataaAGAAATTGACTGACTTCTGCAACACTGTTTCTGTAAAATATGTAGTTTCATTGCTCTCTCTTTCATTTTAAACTGACAACTAACAAGATGAACCCGAACAATAATAAAGCAACAGTCTGCAAATTTcgtactgctgggctaatggcctcctctactattaaggagagggcttggaacatattccaccacgctttaccaatgcgggttggtggaatgcacatgtggcagtaattaaatgaaattagtcacatgcaggtttcctcacgatgtttttcttcactcccaagcacgagatgaattataaacacaaattaagtacatatatataggggtgcttgcctaggtttgaatccgaaatcatcggttaagatgcgcgcgttctaactactgggccaatTCGGctgaataacaatataaaacaaaaacaaaaaacaatgaaaatattctCTATTTGGCAAATAATTCGTTGAAATACTTAGTTTTgaagataaattatttgtagATCAAGGTTAGTTACACCTGTTCATATAATGGAGTTGACTACGATCATTACTATACATACGCGAAAACGTTTctgcaaatatatatacatatattatttatactaatataaagtaaaaccgacttcaaacaaaaaactatttgaaaacaaactaatatgcacataaatagtaaataaaaataattacgtattccaAATAATTTTTCGAGTCCTCCTAATTAAATgaactgaaaaatattagactacttaaaagtcggtctactattatataacgtagttaacGCCACCTAGTGGCGAGTTACATAAATGAGGATGGTATTTCCACcttctgtataaaaaaatatatgattatactaataatttcatgacaatcggttgaacgatGTAGATGTCTAGGTATATATCGCAGCGCCGCCTGGTGGCTTGTTAAGTCAATGGGTATACTATACAAACCTCCGTGaacaaaacatatatgtacatactaattttcataatgatcggtcATATAGTTTCTGAATTCTTAGTTGTCATACAAACACATCCTCTTTCATATAAAATCGAAGCCAAGTTATATGTACCTACagattttatcataaattaacctaacttacaatatattctactattcaaacaaaatatttattatctacctatctatataaataaatgagtgttatttataaataaaatattttcaaatatatccaAGCAAAGTGATTTGTagcaataatgatttttttttatgatgaggTAAAAGCTATTAGTTTATtagctattatttatatatatacattcagtAAAAAACGGTAATTTTAATACCGTTATTTTATTACCGTTGCGTAATATATatgagaataatttaattatgatgaGATGCAAGATAATTAGTATCTTGCATCTCATTTgcgaataaaaacaatacaagaaaaatagtttaaatactGTTATATTGAGATGCAAATAATATGAAAGAGACAGACATAACTGAAAAAGAGAGGGAACATCCCTggataataataacataacttCTCAATCAGCTGTAAGTCGCCTAaagtaatttcatttcaatacaacaacaacaacagcctgtaaattcccactgctgggctaaaggcctcctctccctttgaggagaaggtttggaacatattccaccacgctgttccaatgcgggttggtggaatacacatgtgccagaatttctatgaaatttgtcacatgcaggtttcctcacgatgttttccttcaccgctgagcacgagatgaattataaagacaaattaagcacatgaatcagcggtgcttgcctgggtttgaatccgcaatcatcggttaagatgtacgcgttctaaccactgggccatctcgactctttcatttcaataataaataaaaattcaaccgAACGCGTCGGGAACGCACGCAATATTGTCACGTATGTTTTCACTCGTAATAACCCAGTATAAAAACAGCTGTATCAGTTTTAGGCGTTGTcgatattattcattttacgaTGTGGGGGCGCCTGATCGTTCTTTTGGCGCTTAGTTACGCCAGGGGCGATGTCCGATTGGACCCTTTGGTGGTCACCACCCAGGGCCTGGTCAAAGGCCTGAGGACTGACGAGGACTATTCCCTATTCCTGGGTATACCTTACGCCAGGATCAATGAAGATAATCCGTTTGGGGTACGTGTTATAATCTTtaatgtactaatattatataagtgaaTTTGATGATGTTTAGTTCTTAGACCTTAAGGAAGCACATAGGTTgtttttatacctaaaatttATGACCACGCCCTACTATCACAGGGCGATAAGTAGAacatattagttatttaaattatttatatcatctttacacagtataaaacaaagactcTTATCACTGTCTGTccttatgcttagatctttaaaattacgcaacggattttgatgcagttttttaaatagatacagtgattcgagaggaaggtttttgtttatcatacatgaacaatatagttttagaaatttctaatgttatgtcgtaaataaacaaattctgttgtatatttagtgtcagcattgcacccgtgcaaagccgggacgggtcgccatactaaaatatatttgattgacTCCCTCGTTTGTCTGGTTGGTAGATAGAAGGCTGTAGTTCCAGAAAAATAGTGTGttcgtgttttgttttgttgaaaGCACTCAATGATAATCCGGAGTCTGAAAGTTAGAAGTGTGTTCTTGCCTTGGAAAGCAAGCAAAACCTTTGGTTCTGTTACCGAACTCTTGTCGGTCAGATATACCGTGTTATCAGATTATGATAATGAACCAATATTTGTGTGTGCAAACACAGCCACACATCTGTGTTTACACGCACAAAGCTTAGTAGTGCTCACGCGGGTTACAAATCGGAGACTGCTTAAAATCGTAGCATAACCGCTTAGCCAGCAACGCTTctgatgttataaatgtgacagtaaccctgtgtgtctgtctgtagtGTGCTCTTCCAGTGTCAAACCAATCGATccaatttgacgaaatttgctatgaagtaTCATTGTACTCAAAGGAAGggcataggttacttttttggcTAACACATCAAAACTCTAGCAAATTTACGGACTAGTATTACATAACCAAATATACATTCCAGGTCGCTGAACCCTACCCATATTCGGATGCGATATACGAGGCGTACGAAGATCCACCGGAATGCCCTCAGATGCTGGGAGACGATCCCATAGGGAACCTCGACTGCCTCCGCCTCAACATATACGTACCGAACAAGGCCAGTTCGAGAAACAAACTACCGGTGATCGTTTGGCTACACGGCGGTTCATTTAACATCGGCTACAACAAGCGGAACAATTACGGTGCTCAGTATTTAGTCAAGCATGACGTCATCATCGTCAGCCCCAACTACAGGCTTGGCGTATACGGTTTCATGTGCCTCGACACCCCAGAAGTACCGGGCAATCAAGGCATCAAAGACCAGCTCAGAGCCTTACGCTGGATCAGGGATAACATCGCAGCGTTCGGCGGCGATGTCAACAAAATAACTATAATGGGCGAAAGCGCTGGCAGCGCTTCAGTGGAAGCTCACATCGTATCCAAGACAGAAAAACTATTTAACAACGTGATCCTACAGAGCGGTACCCTGTTCAAGCCACAAGTTATATCAGAGCCAGATCTGAATCTTCCAATTAAAATCGCCGAACAATTAGGTTTCAAAACTGATAACAACTCCGAAGCCTTAACGTTCCTATCGAGAGCGAATCATAAATTAGTAATCGCTGCGACATCAATGCTATCACCAACATTGACTCTATGTCTTGAGAAGGAGTTTGAGAATGTCGAGAATATATTGGTCGAAATGCCTTACAAGACAGACGCGCCAAAAGTTAACGGTATAAACGTGTTAGCTGGTTACACTAGCCGCGAAGGTTTAGTTATGAATGCGAAAATTCCCAACGATTTCCTCGAAAGTTCCAATTACTTCCGCGAAACCCTCGGATATGTCTTCAAAAATGATGGGGGTTTTGACCAGATGGTAAATATCGTACACAACTTCTACGTGGCCGATGCGAACCTCAGCGAAGACGACAGAAGCAATATCATAGATTTCAAGAGCGATTACTTTTACAATAACCCATTACAGATGAGTTTGAGGAAACTTCTACAAAATGGCGCCAATAGTGtgtatcaatatttgttttcgtACGTTGGGAATTTGAAtcatattaagaataaatataacattagttTGGAGGGCGCTTCGCACGGTGACGAACTCGGATACCTGTTTATCATGAGTGATTATAGAACTCCATCAGCTGAAGATCAAATGGTCATTGACCGTATGGCGACGATTTGGACGAACTTCGCCAAATACGGGTACGATGCAAAAATTTTggttcttttttatggtataggttggcggacgagcatataagccatctgatgataagtggtcaccaccgcccatagacattggagctgttagaaatattaaccacttaCATCGCCAGTGCCCTACCAAtcgtgggaactaagatgttatatcccttctgcctattgttacactggctcagtcacccttcaaaccggaacacaacaatactgagtactgttgtttggcagtagaataactgataagtgggtgatacctacccagacgggttttaATCTTCCTAAGCCATTTAGGTCATGGCATTAGGCCTTTATTGTGTACAAGCACAGGTATACATATTATCCTTTCTGTCAAAATTCGATGAGTCCGTAACGTCACTTACGTTATAAATCAAGGAATAGTTTTCACGTTTCCGAAGGATCCGTGAGCCGGtatagctcagtggttagaacacgtaaaACTTAACCAATAATTACGGGTTTAAACCAAGCAAGCACCAATGAACTTTCGTGTACtacgaaattctgacacatgtgaaacagcgtggtggaatatgctcaaaTATTCACCTCGAAAGGGAGAAGAGAACATTACAGGATgctattgttatttgtttgtttcGGAATAATCACGTTTCTGGAAGACCAGACTTACCagcattttttaattgtcattttacagaaGTTAACTAAATGTCATAATATTACAGGCTCAGAATTTCTACCAGCTAGCAAATCAGTATCTACtcttttctaatatttaataaattactagaTATTACTAGtagattatatattactagacGTCCACCCGGggattcgcttgcgttttatggGTTCGGTTGTCATGTATTATGTAAAAGGCGTAGCCTACGTCCTTCCATGCACaaagttcaagttttcttcataccaaatttcatcaaaatcggttcattggtttggttgtgtaagagccacagacagacagagttactttcacatttataatattaaaattgacataGATTTTACCATGTATTCTTGTACACTCTTATGATACCTATAGTACAGTATTGATCACGACGCTATCGCATCGCAGGTCTTATCGAGAAGAACTGcctaaaaaatattactctTTATCATGGAACTGATATTCTGAAACATGACGAATATTACACGATGCCTTACTTAATTGAcatatctttaaaattcccattattcaaaaacaaaatatatttaactagcgacccgccccgactacccacgtgtgcaatactgacactaaatgttctacagaatttgtttattaatgagATCACATCAGAAActgacatttaaaattacaaaacacattttgatgtagttttatttttaaccacCAAgcaagtgatgtcgtaaataaacacatttttgcgtTTTTGGTTACAATGCTAACGCTGGCTTATCTCTACGATACAGAtcacaataatataagtaagagtaagaagtaacagcccgtaaatttaccactgttgagttaaggcctcctctcttattaagctgttccaatgcggattggaatgcacatgtggcagaatttctatgaaataagacacatacaggttacctcacgatgttttccttcacagccgagcacgagatgaattataaacactaattaagcacatatatatagtggtgcttgcctgagtttgaacccgaaatcatcggttaagatgcacgcgttctaaccactggaccatctcagatTTCacaataatgtactacagtattatACACATTGAAATGATCTTCAAAAAAGTCCGTGTTTGTATACGTCCTCTACTTTTAAGCAGAAAAAATGGAAACGAACGAAAAACAGTGAATGTTATCGTTTTAGTCGGAGAGGGACGCTAGCTATACGTCGAAATTgtctttacataaatatttttatttgagcgTACATCTTAACAGATATCGCGTGCACAGAATAtgcatgcgcttaatttgtgtttataattcatctcgtgtttgtAACATGTATTGTATTAATTAGACCATATAtcaatagtattaatatagatcaatatgagCCTTGCGTGTAATTTAAGGGAATATTTTCggatatattacagaattataATTGCACattcaaaatactttttagagttctcctaattaaaatgaaatgaaaaatattagactactcaaaagtcgattaacgaatATATAATGAAGTTATAATCTCtctttcttggctgacaccgactccaaatacagcaattatatttggagtcggtgtcagccaagaaaacccgacagtatatctatcaaaaatcaATACGAAAACACTTTAAGAAATTTACGTTTTTTACTtcttatacgataatatactagGTCAATTAAGGGACTCGTatagcttctttcttttgattgttggggcgcGTAGCCGTGGCTGTAAGTGCGAATAATGGTATTtagttactataaataaataatttccagGTGAACTTTAAAACATCTGTTAAGACGCGATTGATTACTGTCCCAATCGACAACTCGATTTGACGATtactgtggtcgagtagtgtgtgcaccgtttttcatgggtacgctacacTGCGGTCCCtggttcgattaccggccgagtcgatgtagaaaaagttcaatagttttctatgtagtcttgggtcggggtgtttgtggtgccgtcattacttctgatattccacaACACAccacacaagtgatttagctacctacattgggatcagagtaatgaatcTGATGTggtccaatattaaaaaaaaattacatcgaAAATATCAAGTAAACAACAAATTTTCAACTTTCCAGAAAACCGGTCCCATCCGAAACGGAACTGCTACCAGTGACTTGGGATCCGATCACCGATGAAACCGTCCCCTGCTTGAACATAGACTCGGAACTAACGATAATATCAAGACCTTTCAACAGAAGACTCGCCTTCTGGGAACTCTTCTACACGGCGAACGAGAACAGACTCAGGGACTTGACGATAAACGACGACATATACTATTAGACATATAGTTATGTCAActgtaaataaatgattaattgatctttgttagttttattatatactaacgGCTCACCCCGGCCTCGCACCCGCA is part of the Vanessa cardui chromosome 30, ilVanCard2.1, whole genome shotgun sequence genome and encodes:
- the LOC124542354 gene encoding esterase FE4-like gives rise to the protein MWGRLIVLLALSYARGDVRLDPLVVTTQGLVKGLRTDEDYSLFLGIPYARINEDNPFGVAEPYPYSDAIYEAYEDPPECPQMLGDDPIGNLDCLRLNIYVPNKASSRNKLPVIVWLHGGSFNIGYNKRNNYGAQYLVKHDVIIVSPNYRLGVYGFMCLDTPEVPGNQGIKDQLRALRWIRDNIAAFGGDVNKITIMGESAGSASVEAHIVSKTEKLFNNVILQSGTLFKPQVISEPDLNLPIKIAEQLGFKTDNNSEALTFLSRANHKLVIAATSMLSPTLTLCLEKEFENVENILVEMPYKTDAPKVNGINVLAGYTSREGLVMNAKIPNDFLESSNYFRETLGYVFKNDGGFDQMVNIVHNFYVADANLSEDDRSNIIDFKSDYFYNNPLQMSLRKLLQNGANSVYQYLFSYVGNLNHIKNKYNISLEGASHGDELGYLFIMSDYRTPSAEDQMVIDRMATIWTNFAKYGKPVPSETELLPVTWDPITDETVPCLNIDSELTIISRPFNRRLAFWELFYTANENRLRDLTINDDIYY